One Spinacia oleracea cultivar Varoflay chromosome 4, BTI_SOV_V1, whole genome shotgun sequence DNA segment encodes these proteins:
- the LOC130472005 gene encoding uncharacterized protein: protein MAIRFPSMLSTAKQILSRNQHTAAVPKGHIPVYVGDQANKKRHVVPLSYLSHPAFQCMLHHAEQEFGFHHLMGGLTIPCSEETFFELTSINTVHNYRSQIFSSAKHPISSQVLLHDFTAGMAIRITSVLSNAKQILNKSEQLVPKGHIPVYVGKQADRKRYVVPLSYLNHPVFQDLLRRAEEEFGFHHPMGGLTIPCTSETFFKLTSELKQ, encoded by the exons ATGGCTATCAGATTCCCTTCTATGCTATCTACTGCAAAACAAATCCTTAGCAGAAATCAGCATACAGCAGCAGTTCCAAAAGGTCATATCCCAGTTTACGTAGGTGATCAGGCTAACAAGAAGAGACATGTAGTGCCACTTTCATACTTAAGCCACCCTGCATTCCAATGCATGTTACACCATGCTGAACAAGAGTTCGGTTTTCATCATCTTATGGGTGGTCTGACGATTCCATGCTCCGAAGAAACATTCTTTGAACTAACTTCT ATTAACACTGTACATAATTACAGAT CTCAAATCTTCTCTTCTGCAAAACATCCCATTTCTTCCCAAGTTCTCTTGCACGATTTCACTGCAGGAATGGCTATCCGTATTACTTCTGTACTCTCTAATGCAAAGCAAATTCTTAACAAAAGTGAGCAACTAGTCCCAAAAGGACACATCCCAGTTTATGTAGGCAAGCAAGCTGATAGGAAGCGATATGTGGTGCCTCTTTCTTACTTAAACCACCCAGTATTTCAAGACTTGCTACGGCGTGCTGAAGAAGAGTTCGGCTTTCATCACCCTATGGGCGGTCTGACAATTCCATGCACTTCTGAAACATTCTTTAAGTTAACATCTGAGCTGAAACAGTGA